From Mycolicibacterium nivoides, a single genomic window includes:
- a CDS encoding DUF350 domain-containing protein, producing MTTTLVALSSDYWSVLGHGVSAIVLYSIVGVALMVLGFYVIDWTTPGPLRTLVQAGRPNAAAVAASGVISMAFIVVLAIYSSSGDLIQGLITTLVFGLLGIAAQAFSVRLVGAIKGIDIGGVLASERFTPQVLVVTASYVAFGLIIAAAIL from the coding sequence ATGACAACCACCCTGGTTGCGCTCAGCTCTGATTACTGGTCGGTCCTCGGTCACGGGGTGTCGGCGATCGTGCTGTACTCGATCGTCGGTGTGGCGCTGATGGTCCTGGGTTTCTACGTGATCGACTGGACCACGCCGGGTCCGTTGCGGACCCTGGTGCAGGCCGGGCGTCCCAACGCCGCTGCAGTGGCGGCCTCCGGCGTGATATCGATGGCATTCATCGTCGTGCTGGCCATCTACAGTTCCTCGGGTGACCTGATCCAGGGCCTGATCACCACACTGGTGTTCGGCCTGTTGGGCATTGCGGCCCAGGCGTTCTCGGTCCGGCTGGTCGGCGCGATCAAGGGGATCGACATCGGCGGCGTCCTGGCCTCCGAAAGGTTCACCCCACAGGTCCTGGTCGTGACGGCTTCCTATGTGGCCTTCGGCCTGATCATCGCGGCGGCGATCCTCTAG